Proteins co-encoded in one Leptodactylus fuscus isolate aLepFus1 chromosome 4, aLepFus1.hap2, whole genome shotgun sequence genomic window:
- the ZHX1 gene encoding zinc fingers and homeoboxes protein 1 codes for MASKRKTKTPCMVLASEHDPDVGVNSDGEESPPLPIPAEPPVPESTVPESISSEDDALETNDSDNQQNKVVEGGYECKYCSFQTTDLNMFTFHVDSEHPNVVLNSSYFCVECNFLTKRYDSLSEHNTKYHPGEENFKLTMVKRNNQSIFEQTVNDLTFDGSFVQEENQEQSESNSSAISISKTPIMKIMKDKSEKKRISVQQNASEDGTEENDLITENESKPKSQENREAKSTTVVPEPVKTSATIVTSAQELQSTVITPASVLQPGVAQVITAVQAQQNILSKVLIPINSIPTYNAALDTNPLLLSNYNKFPYPTVSEITLLASQTKCTEEQIKIWFSAQRLKHGVSWTPEEVEDARRKQFNGTVHTVPQTITVFPAQISSAANGLPSILQTCQIVGQPSLVLAQVGGTGAIPVTTPIALTVAGVPNNAHIQASQLPQAVSETKRVAAIPSAQLPKQEPTMITDVFGMRSKKTKEQLTALKISYLKNPFPSNSEIDRLIRFTGLTKGEIKKWFSDTRYNQRNSKGSHGIHFPSDPSGTIVIDSSDETTESPTPPVAVTPQRRQSWNAFPDFTPQRFKEKTVEQLQILEESFLKSNIPSDEELNKLRVLSKLTRREIDAWFAERRRSGGVKDEPVAFEEEGFKEEMDPENAYVKAGAALANKLGKKTPEQLHALKSFFVRNQWPTGEDYDKLSEETGLARSDVVGWFGDTRYAVKNHHLKWFYQYQVNGSLSPNAVNGQGFVRKRGRGRPRGRGRGRPRGRPKGSRRGNSWERPPAPVKQKTGKAVLKDYYLMHKFLNEEDLDELVSKSQMGYEQVREWFAERLQREDAGLDPFEIEDEDDLLDDQDEEEEIDTDESDTWEPPKHVKRRLSKMED; via the coding sequence ATGGCAAGTAAACGGAAAACAAAAACTCCTTGCATGGTGCTTGCAAGCGAGCACGATCCTGACGTAGGTGTCAACTCTGACGGGGAGGAAAGTCCACCTCTGCCTATTCCAGCGGAGCCACCCGTGCCAGAGAGCACAGTGCCTGAGAGCATATCCAGCGAAGACGATGCACTAGAAACCAACGATTCAGACAATCAGCAAAATAAAGTAGTAGAAGGTGGTTacgaatgtaaatattgttcattTCAGACGACTGACCTAAATATGTTTACCTTTCATGTGGATTCTGAGCACCCGAATGTTGTATTAAATTCTTCCTATTTTTGTGTGGAGTGTAATTTTCTCACTAAACGGTATGATTCACTTTCTGAGCACAATACGAAATATCATCCTGGAGAGGAGAACTTTAAGTTAACTATGGTGAAGCGCAACAATCAGTCAATATTTGAACAAACTGTAAACGACCTGACATTCGATGGGAGCTTTGTCCAAGAAGAAAACCAGGAACAATCTGAGTCAAACTCCTCTGCAATATCCATCAGTAAGACCCCAATCATGAAAATAATGAAGGATAAATCAGAGAAGAAACGAATCAGTGTACAGCAGAATGCATCTGAAGATGGCACCGAAGAAAACGACTTGATCACGGAGAATGAGTCTAAGCCAAAATCACAAGAAAATAGAGAAGCAAAGTCAACTACGGTTGTTCCTGAGCCTGTGAAAACAAGTGCTACAATTGTGACAAGTGCCCAAGAATTACAAAGTACTGTTATTACCCCTGCTAGTGTCCTTCAGCCTGGGGTGGCACAAGTGATCACGGCCGTACAGGCGCAGCAAAATATCCTGTCAAAAGTCTTAATCCCCATCAATAGCATTCCTACATACAACGCTGCTTTAGACACCAACCCACTTTTGTTGAGTAACTACAACAAGTTTCCGTACCCAACAGTTTCCGAGATAACCCTTCTCGCTTCACAAACTAAATGCACAGAAGAACAAATTAAAATCTGGTTTTCTGCACAAAGACTAAAACATGGTGTTAGCTGGACCCCGGAAGAAGTAGAGGATGCTCGAAGAAAGCAGTTTAATGGCACTGTCCATACAGTCCCCCAGACAATTACAGTTTTCCCAGCTCAGATTTCATCCGCTGCCAACGGTTTGCCTTCTATTTTACAGACGTGCCAAATAGTTGGCCAGCCGAGCCTCGTACTTGCACAAGTAGGAGGAACGGGCGCAATCCCTGTGACAACGCCAATAGCGTTGACGGTGGCTGGTGTTCCAAATAATGCCCATATCCAGGCAAGCCAACTTCCCCAAGCTGTGTCGGAAACCAAGAGAGTTGCTGCTATCCCGAGCGCACAGCTTCCCAAGCAAGAGCCCACCATGATAACCGATGTGTTTGGTATGAGGTCAAAGAAAACTAAAGAACAATTGACGGCCCTCAAAATTAGCTATCTAAAGAACCCATTCCCAAGTAATAGTGAAATTGACCGGTTAATAAGGTTTACTGGGTTGACAAAAGGAGAAATTAAGAAGTGGTTTagtgatacaagatacaaccaaaGAAATTCCAAGGGGAGTCACGGCATCCATTTCCCAAGTGATCCTAGTGGAACTATAGTTATCGATTCGAGCGATGAAACAACAGAATCCCCGACTCCTCCTGTTGCTGTCACACCACAACGGAGGCAAAGCTGGAACGCCTTCCCAGATTTTACCCCACAGAGATTCAAAGAGAAAACGGTGGAGCAGTTGCAAATTCTTGAGGAAAGCTTCCTCAAGAGCAATATACCATCAGACGAGGAATTAAACAAGCTTAGGGTCCTCAGCAAGCTAACAAGACGAGAAATCGATGCTTGGTTCGCTGAAAGAAGACGATCAGGTGGTGTAAAAGATGAGCCTGTAGCTTTTGAGGAAGAAGGGTTTAAAGaggagatggaccctgagaatgCTTATGTAAAAGCAGGGGCAGCTCTAGCTAATAAACTTGGAAAAAAGACCCCGGAGCAACTACATGCACTCAAAAGCTTCTTTGTTCGCAACCAGTGGCCTACAGGAGAGGACTATGACAAACTGTCGGAGGAGACTGGTCTTGCAAGAAGTGATGTTGTTGGCTGGTTTGGAGATACCAGGTATGCGGTGAAAAACCATCATTTGAAGTGGTTCTACCAATATCAAGTGAATGGCAGTCTCTCCCCCAATGCGGTTAATGGACAGGGCTTTGTACGGAAAAGAGGACGAGGCAGGCCCAGAGGTAGAGGAAGGGGGAGACCCAGAGGTCGCCCCAAAGGATCGCGGAGAGGCAACAGCTGGGAAAGGCCACCAGCTCCTGTAAAACAGAAGACTGGAAAAGCGGTACTTAAAGACTACTACTTAATGCACAAATTCCTCAATGAGGAAGACTTGGATGAATTAGTTTCGAAATCTCAAATGGGTTATGAGCAGGTGAGGGAATGGTTTGCGGAACGACTACAAAGAGAAGACGCTGGTTTGGATCCATTTGAAATTGAGGATGAGGACGATCTGTTAGATGAtcaggatgaggaggaagaaatAGATACTGACGAGAGCGATACCTGGGAACCACCGAAACATGTTAAAAGGAGGCTTTCAAAAATGGAAGACTGA